GTGAGCTTGGCGAGGCCATTGCTCAGTGCGAGCATCCCCGCCTTCGTTACTCCATAGTGCACCATGTCGGCTGGAATGTTCACCCCCGATTCGCTGCCGACGAAGATGATCCGGCCCCATCCGGTTGCGAGCATCTTGCCCAACACGTGCCGCGACAACCGGACGCCGCTCATGACGTTGATGTCGAAGTAACGTTGCCATTCTTCGTCGGAAATCTGCTCGAAGGATGCGAGTTCGAAAAGACCGACGTTGTTGACGAGTATGTCGATGTCGCCGAGAGATTCCAGAAGCTTGCCGACGTCGGTTGGATCTTCGAAGTCTGCAACGGCGCCCGAGATCGTCGCGCCCGGAACCTCGAGCCCCAATTGCCGGACGGCCTCGTCGAGCTTGCTCTCGCTGCGCCCGTTGATGACAACCGACGCTCCCTCCTGGAGGAGAGCTCGTGCAATCGCGTAACCGATTCCTTGCGTCGAACCGCTGACGAAAGCCGACTTGCCGTGCAGCTGCAGATCCATGTCTCTCCTGGTGCGCTCGATCGATGCCGTCGCGGGCATCAAATGACTTTCTCAGTCAAGTGAAACTATGACGATTGACTTTCTCAGTCAAGTCATGGGGTGCGGTGTCGAGTAGTCTGCTTCCATGTCGGACCCCAACGAACGAGCAGCACTCAGCGACGGAGACCTCCAGACGTGGGCCGCCCTGGCCACCCTGCTGGAGTGGCTGCCCACTGCTCTCGATGCACAGCTCCAACGCGACGCGGGCCTGACCCACTTCGAGTACGGCATCCTCTTCGCCCTGTCGAAAGCGGCCGACCGCACACTCCGCATGAGCACGTTGGCAAGCTATTCCAACAGCTCCCTCTCGCGGCTCTCGCGTGCAGTGGCTCGCCTCGAGACCAAAGATTGGGTACGACGCGCTCCCGACGCTACGGACGGCCGCTACACCCTGGCCACCCTGACCGAGTCGGGGTCGGCGAAGGTCGACCAGGCAGCCCCCGGGCACGTGGACGTCGTCAACCGGCTCGTCTTCGACCCGTTGACGCAGGTCCAGGCGCGTCAGCTCGGCGGAATCAGTCGGCGCATCATGGCGGCGATACGGTCCGAGGAGGGCTGGCAACCTTCGGCGGACCCCGGGCGCCCACGTTGAGACCGCGCATCCTTTTTCCAAAGCTGCACGCTCTGTTCACGTCCGAGCGCGGCCGTTCGGTTTACAAAAAGGGTGCGCGGTCCAACGAGTCACCGCGCACCGAAGCCATGTACGCCCGCCAACCACCGAACTCGGTGATGTCGATGCCTGCTTCGCCCGCTTCGTGCGAGCAGCAGAAGCCGGTGACCCAGCGACCGTCGGACAGCTCGACCGACGTCAGACCCATCGGTGCGGGCAGTGCGGCCAGGAATGTTCCGAGTCCGGCGGCGGACATTCGGTAGAGCTCGCCGGCAATTGCCGAACCCTCCCCTCGGTGGTGGCGCACCAAGCCCGGTTTCGCGGGCGTCGTTCCCAGGTCGACCATGCGGTAGGCGTCGGACGTGTGGACCTCGCCGAGGTACCGCGCGCCGCGATCGGTCAGTTGATGGTGAACCGGAAAGCCTTCGAGATGCGCACCGACAACGAGTACGTCATGGCCG
This region of Rhodococcus sp. PAMC28707 genomic DNA includes:
- a CDS encoding SDR family oxidoreductase: MPATASIERTRRDMDLQLHGKSAFVSGSTQGIGYAIARALLQEGASVVINGRSESKLDEAVRQLGLEVPGATISGAVADFEDPTDVGKLLESLGDIDILVNNVGLFELASFEQISDEEWQRYFDINVMSGVRLSRHVLGKMLATGWGRIIFVGSESGVNIPADMVHYGVTKAGMLALSNGLAKLTRGTEVTVNTILGGPTYSDGVAATVTQIASAQAMPADDLKAAIIGGNATSLLQRFIEPTEIANLAVYLASPLSSATNGAALRADGGVLTTMV
- a CDS encoding MarR family winged helix-turn-helix transcriptional regulator gives rise to the protein MSDPNERAALSDGDLQTWAALATLLEWLPTALDAQLQRDAGLTHFEYGILFALSKAADRTLRMSTLASYSNSSLSRLSRAVARLETKDWVRRAPDATDGRYTLATLTESGSAKVDQAAPGHVDVVNRLVFDPLTQVQARQLGGISRRIMAAIRSEEGWQPSADPGRPR